A single genomic interval of Panthera tigris isolate Pti1 chromosome E3, P.tigris_Pti1_mat1.1, whole genome shotgun sequence harbors:
- the RASA4B gene encoding ras GTPase-activating protein 4B isoform X2, whose amino-acid sequence MSPSSATVWKTLCPFWGEEYQVHLPPAFHAVAFYVMDEDALSRDDVIGKVCLTRDTLAAHPKGFSGWAHLTEVDPDEEVQGEIHLRLEVVPGPRARRLLRCSVLEARDLAPKDRNGASDPFVRVRYSGRTQETSIVKKSRYPRWNEMFEFELEEGAAEALCVEAWDWDLVSRNDFLGKVVFNVQKLCAAQKEEGWFRLQPDQSKNRRGEGNLGSLQLEVRLRDETVLPSGCYQPLVQLLCREVKLGTQGPGQLIALIEETTSTECRQDVATNLLKLFLGQGLAKDFLDLLFQLELGRTSEANTLFRSNSLASKSMESFLKVAGMRYLHGVLGPIIDKVFEEKKYVELDPSKVEVKDVGCSGLHRPQTEAEVLEQSARTLRAHLAALLSALSRSVRACPAVVRATFRQLFRRVRERFPSAQHENVPFIAVTSFLCLRFVSPAIMAPKLFHLRERHADARTSRTLLLLAKAVQNVGNMDTPASRAKEAWMEPLQPTVRQGVAQLKDFITKLVDIEEKEELGLQRALSLQAPPVKEGPLFIHRTKGKGPLMSSFKKLHFSLTTEALSFAKTPNSKKSALIKPANIRAAEKVEEKSFGSSNVMQLIYEDDAGKPQTVYLQCRCVNELNQWLSALRKVSIGNPGLLGSYHPGVFRGDKWSCCHQKDKSDLGCDKTRSRVTLQEWNDPLDHDLEAQLIYRHLLGVEPALREKHRELSAGTEAGSVLTGPGGAPEDPLAQLLQVLRDLQEAHRSSPASSPPSEPSCLLELQT is encoded by the exons GTTTCAGCGGATGGGCGCACCTGACGGAGGTCGATCCCGATGAGGAGGTGCAGGGCGAGATCCACCTGCGCCTGGAGGTGGTGCCGGGGCCGCGGGCCCGCCGGCTGCTGCGCTGCTCTGTGCTGGAGGCCAG GGACCTGGCCCCGAAGGACCGGAATGGTGCCTCTGACCCCTTTGTCCGAGTGCGCTACAGCGGCCGGACACAGGAGACCTCg ATCGTGAAGAAATCACGCTACCCACGCTGGAACGAGATGTTTGAGTTTGAGTTGGAGGAGGGGGCCGCGGAGGCGCTGTGTGTGGAAGCCTGGGACTGGGACCTCGTCAGCAGGAATGACTTCTTGGGCAAA GTGGTGTTCAATGTCCAGAAACTGTGCGCGGCCCAGAAGGAGGAGGGCTGGTTCCGGCTGCAGCCCGACCAGTCCAAGAATCGGCGGGGAGA GGGCAACCTGGGCTCCTTGCAGCTGGAGGTGCGGCTGCGGGACGAGACGGTACTGCCCTCCGGCTGCTACCAGCccctggtgcagctgctgtgccGTGAGGTGAAGCTGGGCACCCAG ggcccagggcagcTGATAGCACTTATCGAGGAGACAACAAGCACCGAATGCCGCCAGGATGTGGCCACCAACCTGCTCAAACTGTTCCTGGGGCAGGGACTGGCCAAAGACTTTCTGGACCTGCTCTTCCAGCTGGAGCTGGGTCGTACCA GTGAGGCTAACACCCTGTTCCGGAGCAACTCTCTGGCCTCGAAGTCCATGGAGTCTTTTCTGAAG GTGGCTGGGATGCGGTATCTGCACGGCGTCCTGGGCCCCATCATTGACAAGGTGTTTGAGGAGAAGAAGTACGTGGAGCTGGACCCCAGCAAAGTGGAAGTCAAGGACGTAGG GTGCTCGGGGCTGCACCGCCCGCAGACAGAGGCCGAGGTGCTGGAGCAGAGCGCGCGGACGCTGCGCGCCCACCTGGCGGCGCTGCTGAGCGCGCTCAGTCGCTCCGTTCGCGCATGCCCCGCCGTGGTCCGCGCCACCTTCCGCCAGCTTTTCCGGCGCGTGCGCGAGCGCTTCCCCAGCGCCCAGCACGAG AACGTGCCATTCATCGCCGTCACCAGCTTCCTGTGCCTGCGCTTCGTCTCTCCCGCCATCATGGCGCCCAAGCTCTTCCACTTGCGGGAGCGGCACGCGGACGCCCGCACCAGCCGCACCCTGCTCCTGCTGGCCAAG GCGGTTCAGAACGTGGGCAACATGGACACGCCAGCTTCCAGAGCCAAGGAGGCTTGGATGGAGCCGCTGCAGCCCACCGTGCGCCAGGGCGTGGCCCAGCTGAAGGACTTCATCACCAAGCTGGTGGACATCGAGGAGAAGGAGG AGCTGGGCCTGCAGCGGGCGCTGAGCTTGCAGGCGCCGCCGGTGAAGGAGGGGCCGCTCTTCATCCACAGGACCAAGGGCAAGGGTCCCCTCATGTCCTCCTTCAAGAAACTCCACTTTTCCCTCACCACCGAGGCCCTCAGCTTCGCCAAAACGCCCAACTCCAAG AAAAGTGCCCTCATCAAGCCGGCCAACATCCGGGCGGCggagaaggtggaggagaagAGCTTCGGCAGCTCGAACGTCATGCAGCTCATCTACGAGGACGATGCGGGCAAGCCCCAGACGGTCTACCTGCAGTGCAGG TGCGTGAACGAGCTGAACCAGTGGCTGTCTGCGCTGCGGAAGGTGAGCATCGGCAACCCTGGCCTGCTCGGCTCCTACCACCCTGGCGTTTTCCGCGGGGACAAGTGGAGCTGTTGCCACCAGAAGGACAAGTCAG ATCTGGGCTGTGACAAGACCCGGTCGCGGGTGACCCTGCAGGAGTGGAATGACCCTCTCGATCACGACCTGGAGGCCCAGCTCATCTACCGGCACCTGCTGGGCGTGGAGCCCGCGCTGCG GGAGAAGCACCGGGAGCTGAGCGCAGGCACagaggcgggctctgtgctcacaggccCTGGCGGAG CCCCTGAGGACCCACTGGCCCAGCTGCTGCAGGTGCTGCGGGACCTCCAGGAGGCCCACAGATCCAGCCCAGCCAGCTCACCGCCTTCCGAGCCCAGCTGCCTCCTGGAGCTGCAGACGTGA
- the LRWD1 gene encoding leucine-rich repeat and WD repeat-containing protein 1 isoform X2: MGPLSARLLMQRGRPKSDRLGKIRSLDLSGLKLLSEHLDPKLLSRLTQLQELDLSNNQLETLPANLGLSHLRILRCANNQLGDVTALCQFPQLEELSLEGNPFLTVSDNLKVSFLLPKLRKVNGKDASSTSSQVENLNRELTSRVTAHWEKFMATRSPEEEAEKAQADFVKSAVRNVRYGPESLSEFTQWRVQMISEALVASGGTQVHETGIPERPSKATAAQEPRARPMALKRSGDVSLSLSPSKRGCPSPPAHVKGSPMGSDGSQPALDLEPLHFLQCHSKNNSPRDLETQLWACAFEPAWEEGQAGATSQTVATCGGEAVCVIDCQTGIVLHKYKAPGEEFFSVAWTALTVVTQAGHKKRWSVLAAAGLRGLVRLLHVRAGFCCGVIRAHKKAIATLCFSPTHETHLFTASYDKRIILWDVGVPNHDYEFQASQLLTLDAASIPLRLCPVASCPEAYLLAGCEGGCCCWDVRLDQPQKRRVCEVEFVFSEGSEAPGRRVDGLAFVNEDVVASKGNSLGTICLWSWSQTWVGRGKQSTLAVVVLARLQWSPTKLAYFSLSTCPDEGIVLCGDEEGNVWVYDVRHILTQQPPLPAAPQAPTQILKWPQPWALGQMVTKTMVNTVVANPTFTYLTALTDSNIVAIWKRP; this comes from the exons ATGGGCCCCCTCTCGGCGCGGCTGCTCATGCAGCGGGGGCGTCCCAAGAGCGACCGGCTGGGGAAAATCCGGAGCTTGGA CTTGTCTGGCCTGAAGCTGCTCTCGGAGCACTTGGACCCCAAGCTCCTGAGCCGCTTGACGCAGCTGCAAGAGCTGGACCTTTCCAACAACCAGCTGGAGACGCTGCCCGCCAATCTGGGCCTGTCCCACCTGCGCATCCTCCGCTGCGCCAACAACCAGCTGGGAGACGTCACTGCCTTGTGTCAGTTCCCGCAGCTTGAGGAGCTGAGCCTGGAAGGCAACCCCTTCCTGACT GTCAGTGACAACCTGAAAGTCTCCTTTCTCCTGCCCAAGCTCCGTAAGGTCAATGGCAAGGATGCTTCCTCCACTTCCTCTCAGGTGGAGAACCTAAACCGGGAGCTGACCAGCAGG GTCACCGCTCACTGGGAGAAGTTCATGGCCACAcggagcccagaggaggaggcagagaaggccCAGGCTGACTTTGTGAAGTCCGCAGTCAGGAACGTCCGCTATGGGCCGGAGTCCCTCAGCGAGTTCACCCAGTGGCGG GTGCAGATGATTTCTGAGGCGCTGGTGGCCTCTGGTGGGACCCAGGTGCATGAGACCGGCATCCCGGAGAGGCCTTCAAAAGCTACagccgcccaggagcccagg GCCAGACCGATGGCCTTGAAACGGTCGGGTGACGTCTCACTCAGCTTGTCTCCCAGCAAGCGGGGATGCCCCTCCCCACCGGCCCACGTGAAGGGCAGCCCCATGGGCTCTGATGGCAGCCAG cCTGCCCTGGACCTGGAGCCCCTGCACTTTCTGCAATGTCACAGCAAGAACAACAGCCCTCGGGACCTGGAGACCCAGCTCTGGGCCTGCGCCTTCGAGCCGGCCTGGGAGGAGG ggcaggcaggggccaCATCACAGACCGTGGCCACGTGTGGCGGGGAGGCCGTGTGTGTGATAGACTGCCAGACGGGCATCGTACTGCACAAGTACAAGGCGCCTGGCGAG gAGTTCTTCTCGGTGGCCTGGACAGCCCTGACAGTGGTCACGCAGGCAGGCCACAAGAAGCGCTGGAGTGTGCTGGCGGCTGCAGGCCTGCGGGGCCTGGTCCGGCTGCTGCACGTGCGTGCTGGGTTCTGCTGCGGAGTCATCCGGGCCCACAAGAAGGCCATCGCCACCCTCTGCTTCAGCCCCACCCACGAGACCCACCTCTTCA CGGCCTCTTATGACAAGCGGATCATCCTCTGGGACGTCGGGGTGCCCAACCACGATTATGAATTCCAGGCCAG CCAGCTGCTCACGCTCGATGCGGCCTCCATTCCGCTGCGCCTCTGCCCTGTGGCGTCCTGCCCGGAGGCCTACCTGCTGGCTGGCTGCGAgggtggctgctgctgctgggacGTGCGGCTGGACCAGCCTCAGAAGAGGAG GGTGTGTGAGGTGGAGTTTGTCTTCTCCGAGGGCTCGGAGGCACCGGGGCGGAGAGTGGACGGGCTGGCGTTTGTGAATGAGGATGTCGTGG CCTCCAAGGGGAACAGCCTGGGCACCATCTGCCTGTGGAGCTGGAGCCAGACGTGGGTGGGCCGAGGCAAGCAGTCCACACTAGCGGTGGTGGTCCTGGCTCGGCTGCAGTGGTCACCCACCAAGCTGGCCTACTTCTCGCTCAGCACCTGTCCTG ATGAGGGCATCGTGCTGTGTGGAGACGAGGAGGGCAACGTGTGGGTCTACGACGTCAGGCACATCCTGACCCAGCAGCCTCCACTGCCGGCAGCTCCGCAGGCCCCGACGCAG aTCCTTAAgtggccccagccctgggccctcGGCCAGATGGTGACCAAGACCATGGTGAACACAGTGGTGGCCAACCCCACCTTTACCTACCTCACCGCTCTGACAGACTCCAATATCGTGGCCATCTGGAAGAGACCGTAG
- the POLR2J gene encoding DNA-directed RNA polymerase II subunit RPB11-a, whose protein sequence is MNAPPAFESFLLFEGEKKITINKDTKVPNACLFTINKEDHTLGNIIKSQLLKDPQVLFAGYKVPHPLEHKIIIRVQTTPDYSPQEAFTNAITDLISELSLLEERFRVAIKDKQEGIE, encoded by the exons ATGAACGCCCCTCCCGCCTTCGAGTCGTTCTTGCTCTTCGAGGGCGAGAAGAA GATTACCATTAACAAGGACACCAAGGTACCCAATGCCTGTTTGTTCACCATCAACAAAGAAGACCACACGCTAGGAAACATCATTAAATC ACAGCTGCTGAAGGACCCCCAGGTGCTGTTTGCGGGCTACAAAGTCCCCCACCCCTTGGAGCACAAGATCATCATTCGGGTGCAGACCACACCGGACTACAGCCCCCAGGAGGCCTTCACCAATGCCATCACAGACCTCATCAGCGAGCTCTCGCTGCTGGAAGAGCGATTCCGG gTGGCCATCAAAGACAAGCAAGAAGGCATCGAATAG
- the RASA4B gene encoding ras GTPase-activating protein 4B isoform X3 produces MSPSSGQPLCGRPCARSGVRSTRCTCRPPSTRWPSTSWMRMPSGFSGWAHLTEVDPDEEVQGEIHLRLEVVPGPRARRLLRCSVLEARDLAPKDRNGASDPFVRVRYSGRTQETSIVKKSRYPRWNEMFEFELEEGAAEALCVEAWDWDLVSRNDFLGKVVFNVQKLCAAQKEEGWFRLQPDQSKNRRGEGNLGSLQLEVRLRDETVLPSGCYQPLVQLLCREVKLGTQGPGQLIALIEETTSTECRQDVATNLLKLFLGQGLAKDFLDLLFQLELGRTSEANTLFRSNSLASKSMESFLKVAGMRYLHGVLGPIIDKVFEEKKYVELDPSKVEVKDVGCSGLHRPQTEAEVLEQSARTLRAHLAALLSALSRSVRACPAVVRATFRQLFRRVRERFPSAQHENVPFIAVTSFLCLRFVSPAIMAPKLFHLRERHADARTSRTLLLLAKAVQNVGNMDTPASRAKEAWMEPLQPTVRQGVAQLKDFITKLVDIEEKEELGLQRALSLQAPPVKEGPLFIHRTKGKGPLMSSFKKLHFSLTTEALSFAKTPNSKKSALIKPANIRAAEKVEEKSFGSSNVMQLIYEDDAGKPQTVYLQCRCVNELNQWLSALRKVSIGNPGLLGSYHPGVFRGDKWSCCHQKDKSDLGCDKTRSRVTLQEWNDPLDHDLEAQLIYRHLLGVEPALREKHRELSAGTEAGSVLTGPGGAPEDPLAQLLQVLRDLQEAHRSSPASSPPSEPSCLLELQT; encoded by the exons GTTTCAGCGGATGGGCGCACCTGACGGAGGTCGATCCCGATGAGGAGGTGCAGGGCGAGATCCACCTGCGCCTGGAGGTGGTGCCGGGGCCGCGGGCCCGCCGGCTGCTGCGCTGCTCTGTGCTGGAGGCCAG GGACCTGGCCCCGAAGGACCGGAATGGTGCCTCTGACCCCTTTGTCCGAGTGCGCTACAGCGGCCGGACACAGGAGACCTCg ATCGTGAAGAAATCACGCTACCCACGCTGGAACGAGATGTTTGAGTTTGAGTTGGAGGAGGGGGCCGCGGAGGCGCTGTGTGTGGAAGCCTGGGACTGGGACCTCGTCAGCAGGAATGACTTCTTGGGCAAA GTGGTGTTCAATGTCCAGAAACTGTGCGCGGCCCAGAAGGAGGAGGGCTGGTTCCGGCTGCAGCCCGACCAGTCCAAGAATCGGCGGGGAGA GGGCAACCTGGGCTCCTTGCAGCTGGAGGTGCGGCTGCGGGACGAGACGGTACTGCCCTCCGGCTGCTACCAGCccctggtgcagctgctgtgccGTGAGGTGAAGCTGGGCACCCAG ggcccagggcagcTGATAGCACTTATCGAGGAGACAACAAGCACCGAATGCCGCCAGGATGTGGCCACCAACCTGCTCAAACTGTTCCTGGGGCAGGGACTGGCCAAAGACTTTCTGGACCTGCTCTTCCAGCTGGAGCTGGGTCGTACCA GTGAGGCTAACACCCTGTTCCGGAGCAACTCTCTGGCCTCGAAGTCCATGGAGTCTTTTCTGAAG GTGGCTGGGATGCGGTATCTGCACGGCGTCCTGGGCCCCATCATTGACAAGGTGTTTGAGGAGAAGAAGTACGTGGAGCTGGACCCCAGCAAAGTGGAAGTCAAGGACGTAGG GTGCTCGGGGCTGCACCGCCCGCAGACAGAGGCCGAGGTGCTGGAGCAGAGCGCGCGGACGCTGCGCGCCCACCTGGCGGCGCTGCTGAGCGCGCTCAGTCGCTCCGTTCGCGCATGCCCCGCCGTGGTCCGCGCCACCTTCCGCCAGCTTTTCCGGCGCGTGCGCGAGCGCTTCCCCAGCGCCCAGCACGAG AACGTGCCATTCATCGCCGTCACCAGCTTCCTGTGCCTGCGCTTCGTCTCTCCCGCCATCATGGCGCCCAAGCTCTTCCACTTGCGGGAGCGGCACGCGGACGCCCGCACCAGCCGCACCCTGCTCCTGCTGGCCAAG GCGGTTCAGAACGTGGGCAACATGGACACGCCAGCTTCCAGAGCCAAGGAGGCTTGGATGGAGCCGCTGCAGCCCACCGTGCGCCAGGGCGTGGCCCAGCTGAAGGACTTCATCACCAAGCTGGTGGACATCGAGGAGAAGGAGG AGCTGGGCCTGCAGCGGGCGCTGAGCTTGCAGGCGCCGCCGGTGAAGGAGGGGCCGCTCTTCATCCACAGGACCAAGGGCAAGGGTCCCCTCATGTCCTCCTTCAAGAAACTCCACTTTTCCCTCACCACCGAGGCCCTCAGCTTCGCCAAAACGCCCAACTCCAAG AAAAGTGCCCTCATCAAGCCGGCCAACATCCGGGCGGCggagaaggtggaggagaagAGCTTCGGCAGCTCGAACGTCATGCAGCTCATCTACGAGGACGATGCGGGCAAGCCCCAGACGGTCTACCTGCAGTGCAGG TGCGTGAACGAGCTGAACCAGTGGCTGTCTGCGCTGCGGAAGGTGAGCATCGGCAACCCTGGCCTGCTCGGCTCCTACCACCCTGGCGTTTTCCGCGGGGACAAGTGGAGCTGTTGCCACCAGAAGGACAAGTCAG ATCTGGGCTGTGACAAGACCCGGTCGCGGGTGACCCTGCAGGAGTGGAATGACCCTCTCGATCACGACCTGGAGGCCCAGCTCATCTACCGGCACCTGCTGGGCGTGGAGCCCGCGCTGCG GGAGAAGCACCGGGAGCTGAGCGCAGGCACagaggcgggctctgtgctcacaggccCTGGCGGAG CCCCTGAGGACCCACTGGCCCAGCTGCTGCAGGTGCTGCGGGACCTCCAGGAGGCCCACAGATCCAGCCCAGCCAGCTCACCGCCTTCCGAGCCCAGCTGCCTCCTGGAGCTGCAGACGTGA
- the LRWD1 gene encoding leucine-rich repeat and WD repeat-containing protein 1 isoform X1 translates to MGPLSARLLMQRGRPKSDRLGKIRSLDLSGLKLLSEHLDPKLLSRLTQLQELDLSNNQLETLPANLGLSHLRILRCANNQLGDVTALCQFPQLEELSLEGNPFLTVSDNLKVSFLLPKLRKVNGKDASSTSSQVENLNRELTSRVTAHWEKFMATRSPEEEAEKAQADFVKSAVRNVRYGPESLSEFTQWRVQMISEALVASGGTQVHETGIPERPSKATAAQEPRARPMALKRSGDVSLSLSPSKRGCPSPPAHVKGSPMGSDGSQPALDLEPLHFLQCHSKNNSPRDLETQLWACAFEPAWEEGQAGATSQTVATCGGEAVCVIDCQTGIVLHKYKAPGEEFFSVAWTALTVVTQAGHKKRWSVLAAAGLRGLVRLLHVRAGFCCGVIRAHKKAIATLCFSPTHETHLFTASYDKRIILWDVGVPNHDYEFQASSQLLTLDAASIPLRLCPVASCPEAYLLAGCEGGCCCWDVRLDQPQKRRVCEVEFVFSEGSEAPGRRVDGLAFVNEDVVASKGNSLGTICLWSWSQTWVGRGKQSTLAVVVLARLQWSPTKLAYFSLSTCPDEGIVLCGDEEGNVWVYDVRHILTQQPPLPAAPQAPTQILKWPQPWALGQMVTKTMVNTVVANPTFTYLTALTDSNIVAIWKRP, encoded by the exons ATGGGCCCCCTCTCGGCGCGGCTGCTCATGCAGCGGGGGCGTCCCAAGAGCGACCGGCTGGGGAAAATCCGGAGCTTGGA CTTGTCTGGCCTGAAGCTGCTCTCGGAGCACTTGGACCCCAAGCTCCTGAGCCGCTTGACGCAGCTGCAAGAGCTGGACCTTTCCAACAACCAGCTGGAGACGCTGCCCGCCAATCTGGGCCTGTCCCACCTGCGCATCCTCCGCTGCGCCAACAACCAGCTGGGAGACGTCACTGCCTTGTGTCAGTTCCCGCAGCTTGAGGAGCTGAGCCTGGAAGGCAACCCCTTCCTGACT GTCAGTGACAACCTGAAAGTCTCCTTTCTCCTGCCCAAGCTCCGTAAGGTCAATGGCAAGGATGCTTCCTCCACTTCCTCTCAGGTGGAGAACCTAAACCGGGAGCTGACCAGCAGG GTCACCGCTCACTGGGAGAAGTTCATGGCCACAcggagcccagaggaggaggcagagaaggccCAGGCTGACTTTGTGAAGTCCGCAGTCAGGAACGTCCGCTATGGGCCGGAGTCCCTCAGCGAGTTCACCCAGTGGCGG GTGCAGATGATTTCTGAGGCGCTGGTGGCCTCTGGTGGGACCCAGGTGCATGAGACCGGCATCCCGGAGAGGCCTTCAAAAGCTACagccgcccaggagcccagg GCCAGACCGATGGCCTTGAAACGGTCGGGTGACGTCTCACTCAGCTTGTCTCCCAGCAAGCGGGGATGCCCCTCCCCACCGGCCCACGTGAAGGGCAGCCCCATGGGCTCTGATGGCAGCCAG cCTGCCCTGGACCTGGAGCCCCTGCACTTTCTGCAATGTCACAGCAAGAACAACAGCCCTCGGGACCTGGAGACCCAGCTCTGGGCCTGCGCCTTCGAGCCGGCCTGGGAGGAGG ggcaggcaggggccaCATCACAGACCGTGGCCACGTGTGGCGGGGAGGCCGTGTGTGTGATAGACTGCCAGACGGGCATCGTACTGCACAAGTACAAGGCGCCTGGCGAG gAGTTCTTCTCGGTGGCCTGGACAGCCCTGACAGTGGTCACGCAGGCAGGCCACAAGAAGCGCTGGAGTGTGCTGGCGGCTGCAGGCCTGCGGGGCCTGGTCCGGCTGCTGCACGTGCGTGCTGGGTTCTGCTGCGGAGTCATCCGGGCCCACAAGAAGGCCATCGCCACCCTCTGCTTCAGCCCCACCCACGAGACCCACCTCTTCA CGGCCTCTTATGACAAGCGGATCATCCTCTGGGACGTCGGGGTGCCCAACCACGATTATGAATTCCAGGCCAG CAGCCAGCTGCTCACGCTCGATGCGGCCTCCATTCCGCTGCGCCTCTGCCCTGTGGCGTCCTGCCCGGAGGCCTACCTGCTGGCTGGCTGCGAgggtggctgctgctgctgggacGTGCGGCTGGACCAGCCTCAGAAGAGGAG GGTGTGTGAGGTGGAGTTTGTCTTCTCCGAGGGCTCGGAGGCACCGGGGCGGAGAGTGGACGGGCTGGCGTTTGTGAATGAGGATGTCGTGG CCTCCAAGGGGAACAGCCTGGGCACCATCTGCCTGTGGAGCTGGAGCCAGACGTGGGTGGGCCGAGGCAAGCAGTCCACACTAGCGGTGGTGGTCCTGGCTCGGCTGCAGTGGTCACCCACCAAGCTGGCCTACTTCTCGCTCAGCACCTGTCCTG ATGAGGGCATCGTGCTGTGTGGAGACGAGGAGGGCAACGTGTGGGTCTACGACGTCAGGCACATCCTGACCCAGCAGCCTCCACTGCCGGCAGCTCCGCAGGCCCCGACGCAG aTCCTTAAgtggccccagccctgggccctcGGCCAGATGGTGACCAAGACCATGGTGAACACAGTGGTGGCCAACCCCACCTTTACCTACCTCACCGCTCTGACAGACTCCAATATCGTGGCCATCTGGAAGAGACCGTAG